The following DNA comes from Musa acuminata AAA Group cultivar baxijiao chromosome BXJ1-4, Cavendish_Baxijiao_AAA, whole genome shotgun sequence.
TTTAGGAAAGTTTTTGGTCGTAATAACTATGTATCATATAATGAATGCTGTGAGGCATCTATTCGTAGTCTTCAACTGTAGTGGCGTGTGGCCATGTCGCGACTTACGAAGCTTTCGCAGCGGTATAACTTAGAACGAGCCTTCCTGGAAAAAGAAGGCGAGGTATACCTGAGTCCGGTTCATTCCCTCTGCCTCCCCCAGAAGACAGCTTCCTTTTCTTGCAGCGCCTCGCAGGACCCCTGCTCCTCGGGAGAAGCTGTCGCTACAAAGAGCCAAAGAAACAACGAAGTTTCTCTATCCAGAAGGAATACGAGACTTGGCATACCGCGGTTTTCTGAAGGTCTACCGGAAAACACTTGTTTTTGTTTGCTTCAGATTAACTGTTGATCCCTTTCTCGTTCCCACACTACCTTAGTTGCATGCGTAGATCCAATTGAGCTCCCGCGCATGAGCTATTCTGTCTTACAACTGCTTGTTTCTCGTTAAACGATGGCATCTTTGTGTTGTGTGATAGGCTGCCACCTCGTCGATGACTTCTCCTCTCCGAGTTTTATTCAAGGACGCGAGGTGCGGATTTCACTTCTCTTTGGGAACTTCTTCCAATATTTCAATTCGTTGGATTCCGTCTTATCGGTTGTCTGTTCTTGGTTATCAATGCACGACACAGGCATGCTTTTAGATTGGATGAGCTTGGGATGGAGATCATGAGGATCGCCTTCCCTGCGGCACTTGCGCTGATGGCTGATCCCGTTGCATCTCTAATCGATACTGCCTTCATTGGTCACATTGGTCAGTTCGAGCTTTCGTTTATGTCATTTTATCGAGATTTGCCCCGTCTTTTCATGCTGTAATTTTAGTGTGTATTTGTCTTAGCGCGGAAATCTACAGGTCAGTGTTTTTCTTGTCaattatttctttcttctttacTTCGATATCTGTTGTgtcattttctttcttcttttctactTCGATAGCAGCGGCATCGGATGGCTATATGATTTCTGAGAAAACAAGAACAAAAATAGTCCTAAAACAGATGTAAAAGATAAATTAAAGAGTAAAGGAAGATGATAAATTGTACCTTTGTTTAAAGGTTTTGGAAGGCTTGTAAGAATGTGTCGCAAGTATGTATCTGTGGGGAGAGGAGGGAAGCCAGAAGAAAGTAGACAAAAAGAGAAACGCGGGctagaaaagaaaaaagtgtGGACTAAAAAATATGTGTATCTTTCCTTCAATTGCTTAATAATCGTGGTAAGATATTTATGTGCATCTTTTCTTGTCATTCCTTAATAATTgtggtctatatatatatatagaaaatttaTGCTTATAGATTGTCCTCTCACTATTTATGCTTATCGAGATTTCTTGACTCGACATAAcgtcaacccttataagcaccagATGCCTCTTGAGCCATAAGTCGATGGAGGATTTAATACCCTTAGTTTACTCGAGTTTACAAAATGAGTAAAAGTTAAGTTGGTTGCATCCATGAGAAACAAGTTGTGAACTCTATGTTGAGGAACCTCATCACCCACTTTGGGATCTTGTAATCAATAATCATAAACAGCATGACTTGGTTCAATAATACCAAAGAGCTTTTCCAATTCTATTGAATTTAGCTAAAGTTTAGTTTAGGGCTCACCCGCATATTAGTGACATGGCTAAGGTGACTAACTAGACTATCCTCGAGGGACTACAAAAATGGGTTATCAATACCAATGACACTTGGATAGGTGAGCTACTTAGCATCTTACAAGCTTCCCAAACAATTATCAAGACCAGTTCGAGAGAATCTCCATTTAGCCTAGCTTTCAATACTCATGTTATTTTGCCACTCGAGATCATTTTTTCGATACCTTAGATCAATAATTTCGATGAGGGAGTTTTCGAGGAGGGACTTCAAGTCGACCTCAACTTGATTAGCGAGGTCATAGTCAAGGCATACCTAAGGATGCTAAGGTATAAGAAGGCAATATTCAAACTCAACAAGAGGTGCTCACACTTGAAATTGGAGTTAACAACCTAGTCCTTCGTAAGGCCAAGGTCAAGGTCAATGACTCGACTCATTCCTAAGAAAAGCTAAAACATATTAACTCAGTATAGCTAGAGGAATCGTACTCTCCCAGAGATGACATATTACAAATCTAAGACACGTCTCAATGATAAGGTGTCACGCAACTTAATATCGAGCGAGCAAGCATCTTGAATATCGAGTGTAATAAAAAAAATCGACACAAGCTATAAAAATAAAGTTTCATTAATCAAAGCAAAGATTATACTATACTATACTCCCAAAATGAGACATCgatatataaaaaacaaataaaacTAAAAGACCAGATTTGACAGTTAGGTCTATGGACTCAAACTGCAAATTGATCAAGATTGTTACTGAAGGAGTCCTTGAGTGCTATTGGtctttctcatatatatatatataagagttatCTTGTTCTTCAGTTTGTGCTATATGGTTCTTCTGACCTCTTAGTTATAAGAGAATTGGTTGGTTGATACCGTCCAAAATATCTCCATAGTCTCAACTGATGATCAGTGCAAACAACATTCGTGCTGTTTGTTGTGTTTTTATGATGTAATTATGTCCATGAGGATATTAAGTATTAAGTTCACATTTTCGTCAATCTTTTTACAGGTCCAGTGGAGCTTGCAGCTGTAGGCGTGTCTATTGCAGTGTTCAATCAAGTATCAAGAATTGCTATCTTTCCTATTGTCAGTGTCACGACATCCTTTGTTGCTGAGGAAGATGCCACCAGCAAAATAGCAAGTGGAGATCCTGAAAGTGGAGAATGCCAGGGGTCTTTTTCTGAGGATAGTGAAATGAAAGAATTGATGCCTTGCACTGGTAGGTGATGTCAAGTGTTTGGTCTCTTCCGAATCATGCATCTTCTTGCTAAAATAGAACACAAAGTTTCACAAAATTTACATCAGAGTTACCTCAGGGTTGATGCATTGCCtacaattttattttcagatcatGATGAACATGAGTATACCTCGCCTTTCTCATCGAAGAAATCTGCTACTATGACTGAAGTTGAGAACCGCAAACGGATCCCATCAGCCTCTTCAGCGTTATTAGTTGGTAGTGTACTTGGTGTTCTCGAAACACTATTTCTGAATTTTGGAGCAAAACCCATTTTGATCTTTATGGGTGTGAAACATGTAAGCATCTGTTCTTCTCTTCTGTAAGTTGCCTGCTTCATGACCAAGTTATCATCTTTTCATTGATTGGTTTTAAGATGGCAAAAAATCATGATAGCTTTGAAAAGTTTGCCAGCAAGTTAGTATTTATTCTCATCAAGCTGGAATGTTGTCTAAATGTGAATAGTggttattaatataattttgggCAACAAACTTCTATTTTTACATGATAACGGTGTATCGGTGTGACCACGAAATGTAGTAACAAAAACTATTTTGATTAACATAGTTAGAAATGGTCACTTAAAAATAAGGCTATGTACATTGACTCTCCTTAGATCCTGTATTGATGGGAGTTTCGTCCACTAGATATGTCCTTTTTAATTGTAATAGTCGAAAAGATTATTTAGATTTGTTCGGCTGCACCCacattccttttttttctcttttttgctaTCGTGCATGTATGGGGTTTCTGTGGCAATGAATCTATGTAATGGCTAAATCTAAGATAACTGGTTTACATATCCGACAGTTTAACACATATATATTGTTCTGTAGTGGAAATTGCTATCATGTTTTGAGGCAATACATTTTAATATCAATTAAACTTAATATAACTCCAGAATTGAATtgtttaacaagtcatttagattCTTCTGATGAGAAAACCAAAAGAAATGACAGATCAAATAATTTAACTTCACTTTGACTTTAATTAATCAAATATGTCTCATAATATTTATGCCAAACTATCAAGGCAGGAAAGAGTATCTCTGAGCATCCATGTTATAGGACCATTCCAAATTACTCCATTTTTGTGCATGGAACACTTATAGATGAACTATAGTTATAAATGCTGAGACAAGTGAATCTTCaactgaatattttattatttctttggaTTGATAGAATTTGTGCCCCATCATTTTTgagagaatattatatatatgtattatatgcaCACACACTAAAAATTCACTGATTCTGAGCAATTGCCTAAAAAATGAATGCTTAAAGGGAAAACATGAAGCTCACAGTTGTTTCCAACATATTAATTGTGAATGCAGTTATTGTACTGATCTAGAATGTGCTTATTGTATACTCGGACATAAAGGACTGGAAAAGTTTATCCTTGTGAATGAGCAGTGACATCtgatagaaaaatcatatatCATGAAGATTCCCATAATGTAGTTGGAAACAACAGTTGAGTTGGAGTTATCCATGGTTGAGGCTCTGAAAAAGTCTGATAAATACTGTTTTTTTAGTTCTAATTTCTAACATCATATATCTCGAGATATGTAGTTTTTATGCATGACTTAGCGATACTCCATTGTAaactttattgttattattattattattattattattattattatttttatatgctgATACTTTTGCATTTCATTCCAAATTTATTTGATAAGAACTGTGCCTATACAATAACAGTGCATATTTGTTGATAGGATTCTCCTATGTTGACACCAGCATGTGAGTACTTAACATTGCGATCTCTTGGCGCCCCTGCTGTTCTATTGTCTTTGGCTATGCAAGGAGTTTTTCGTGGAATCAGGGACACAGAAACTCCTCTTTATGCCACTGGTATGACAACTTATAAGTAGGTTTGGTTGTGCTATAACTTATAAATGTCTTGCTCATGGTTTATATGGATGTTCATTGATGCTTAAAATAAATTCTCACCACTGTGAAACCTGTCTCACAATTGATCATAACCAATTTGGTTTAATTTTTCATGATCAATGGATATCACAAGCATAAGGCAAGcccataaaaaaattattcatgcaTTCATAATCGTCATTTGGTGTGAAGCAGCTGATTTTTGGCATTCATTATTTCGGCAAACTACTAGTTCTGTAAAGAAATATATTGCTGGAACTTCTCAGCTgttagttttgtttcttgaatgaTCAACTAATATTGTGTCTTCTTGACTGACCCAGTGGCTGGAGATGCAGCCAATATAATCTTGGATCCAATATTCATATTCTTGTTTCGATTAGGCGTTAGTGGTGCCGCGATTGCTCATGTTATTTCTCAGTAAGTACCATCTTGTTGCTCTCTACACTTGTGCAGAGTGCTGGTAAGTTTACCCAGCTTCctctgtcatcgaagaaacattaATATCAtcctattttttgtttcattataTTCTGCAGATATTTAATTGCATTAATGCTTTTGTGGAAATTACTGAGACAAGTCGATGTCTTGCCTCCCAGTATAAAAAATCTGCAGTTTGGTCGGTTCCTAAGAGATGGTAAGTAGTTCCTTGAATAAACATATCATGTTTAATATCATACTTTTCTTTATGTATCCTGTACATTTGTCAACTGTATCTCTAAAGCCACTGCTGGCTATCTTGTGTCTTTTTTCTGCTACACAAAATAAATCAGTGGCACTTGTTTCAGTAGAAAGCCGCATTTAAGGAATAGTGAGATCATGCATTTCACATACGTGAATAAGTATCTTTTCTGCCATGATTTGGTTGCTTCTTAGAATTTGACTTATACTTTTCCTAGGCAGGATGTCAAATAAGTAATTAGCATGATATGCTGCTTCCTTTAGGATGTTGAAGGCTCCGATATGTCAATTTATTCCTGTCCATACTATTGGTGTTTTCAGAGCTACAAGATATTAATCTGTGCTGGTTTCAGGTCTTCTATTGCTTGTACGGGTTATCGCTGTGACGTTCTGTGTGACACTAGCAGCATCGATGGCTGCACGGCAGGGATCAGTCCCTATGGCTGCATTCCAGATATGTTTGCAGATTTGGTTGGCGACTTCTCTTCTTGCTGATGGCCTGGCGGTTGCTGGACAGGTTAGGAAGCAATTGCTTGCTTGATTGTTTTATGGCAATTCCTTATGTCAGATGGCAATAAGAAAAGAGTTGGTAATCCTACTTCTATCTACTTTCATGTAACGTTATTGATAACAATTATGATAGTGTTTTCATGAAAAacacatcacaatatattattgACTGGTAGCAAGTCAGATCACATTGATGTTATAGGATCATTATGGTACCTTCTATTTAATCCTTGGCATGGTCATTAACCCCAACACTCATTTTCGTTTCTGCAAACACAGTATGTCCACTGTCACTAATATGCATCGCACCTTTTGTTTCCTCTTCATAAAGATAATACATGTTTCAGATGCACCAATGACATGTTCC
Coding sequences within:
- the LOC135643432 gene encoding protein DETOXIFICATION 42-like isoform X1 → MTSPLRVLFKDARHAFRLDELGMEIMRIAFPAALALMADPVASLIDTAFIGHIGPVELAAVGVSIAVFNQVSRIAIFPIVSVTTSFVAEEDATSKIASGDPESGECQGSFSEDSEMKELMPCTDHDEHEYTSPFSSKKSATMTEVENRKRIPSASSALLVGSVLGVLETLFLNFGAKPILIFMGVKHDSPMLTPACEYLTLRSLGAPAVLLSLAMQGVFRGIRDTETPLYATVAGDAANIILDPIFIFLFRLGVSGAAIAHVISQYLIALMLLWKLLRQVDVLPPSIKNLQFGRFLRDGLLLLVRVIAVTFCVTLAASMAARQGSVPMAAFQICLQIWLATSLLADGLAVAGQAILASAFARRDHSGATSAASRVLQWGMVLGLLLCFILGIGLQFASKLFTKDAKVLQLVHVGIPFVALTQPMNALAFVFDGINYGASDFAYAAYSMVLVAIVSIVFLIILSSSHGFVGIWIALTIYMSLRMLAGFWRHVREIFSHLKMKSCFISRKFSKKEKSSGHLLQS
- the LOC135643432 gene encoding protein DETOXIFICATION 42-like isoform X2, coding for MTSPLRVLFKDARHAFRLDELGMEIMRIAFPAALALMADPVASLIDTAFIGHIGPVELAAVGVSIAVFNQVSRIAIFPIVSVTTSFVAEEDATSKIASGDPESGECQGSFSEDSEMKELMPCTDHDEHEYTSPFSSKKSATMTEVENRKRIPSASSALLVGSVLGVLETLFLNFGAKPILIFMGVKHDSPMLTPACEYLTLRSLGAPAVLLSLAMQGVFRGIRDTETPLYATVAGDAANIILDPIFIFLFRLGVSGAAIAHVISQYLIALMLLWKLLRQVDVLPPSIKNLQFGRFLRDGLLLLVRVIAVTFCVTLAASMAARQGSVPMAAFQICLQIWLATSLLADGLAVAGQAILASAFARRDHSGATSAASRVLQWGMVLGLLLCFILGIGLQFASKLFTKDAKVLQLVHVGIPFVALTQPMNALAFVFDGINYGASDFAYAAYSMVLVAIVSIVFLIILSSSHGFVGIWIALTIYMSLRMLAGFWRIGTGTGPWTFLWS